Proteins co-encoded in one Halorussus lipolyticus genomic window:
- a CDS encoding NAD(P)/FAD-dependent oxidoreductase produces MKRVDVAIVGGGPAGTAAAQAAAEEGADALLVEKGVPRADREELGPDSTDAAGMLDYWVDIMGIPFEEIPDRVVLQELDRTEFIGPNEACVMENTGIESSYDGFGFTFHRTRMDDWMRDRAEQAGAQYRVGVGVTDVETDLTGAPTHTLHLSDGGEIEADYLVLADGPQRQVTMRALDRFSPENRPISQVMAPDEANHIAYQEYREFPDELFEPNSLKFWWGIMPGETAYPWIFPNDGTVARVGLTMPIGMDLEDVDNPDEYDLLRPDDDAIPRPGEYVDRLLERQFGDEYDLGDFPRVTDRGKSEGTETYPISSTRPIDSPTDANIAIAGGAMGTTSAFHEGGYHVAVRTGSIAGELAGKGRLETYNDRWKDAIGDEITRNVTFADIVDDYGPRDWDKAFSAASDILAGESESGLLKYKLSSGLTGAKIVTKYKTAKRKFRNGKYVQFAESEYTV; encoded by the coding sequence ATGAAGCGAGTCGACGTTGCCATCGTCGGCGGCGGCCCCGCCGGGACCGCCGCCGCGCAGGCCGCCGCCGAGGAGGGAGCCGACGCGCTCCTCGTCGAGAAGGGCGTCCCGCGTGCCGACCGCGAGGAGCTAGGACCCGATTCGACCGACGCCGCCGGGATGCTCGACTACTGGGTGGACATCATGGGCATTCCGTTCGAGGAGATTCCCGACCGCGTGGTCCTCCAAGAGTTGGACCGGACGGAGTTCATCGGCCCGAACGAGGCCTGCGTCATGGAGAACACCGGCATCGAATCGTCCTACGACGGGTTCGGCTTCACCTTCCACCGGACCCGGATGGACGACTGGATGCGCGACCGGGCCGAGCAAGCGGGCGCACAGTACCGCGTCGGCGTCGGCGTGACCGACGTGGAAACCGACCTAACGGGCGCACCGACCCACACCCTCCACCTCTCGGACGGCGGCGAAATCGAGGCCGACTATCTGGTCCTCGCGGACGGTCCACAGCGACAGGTCACGATGCGGGCACTCGACCGGTTCTCGCCCGAGAATCGCCCCATCTCGCAGGTCATGGCCCCCGACGAGGCCAACCACATCGCGTATCAGGAGTACCGGGAGTTTCCCGACGAGCTATTCGAACCGAACTCGCTCAAGTTCTGGTGGGGAATCATGCCCGGCGAGACGGCGTATCCGTGGATTTTCCCGAACGACGGCACGGTGGCTCGCGTCGGCCTCACGATGCCCATCGGGATGGACCTCGAAGACGTGGACAATCCCGACGAGTACGACCTCCTCCGGCCCGACGACGACGCCATCCCCCGGCCCGGCGAGTACGTAGACCGCCTGCTCGAACGCCAGTTCGGCGACGAGTACGACCTCGGCGATTTCCCGCGAGTGACCGACCGCGGCAAGAGCGAGGGCACCGAGACGTATCCAATCTCCTCGACTCGCCCCATCGACTCTCCTACCGACGCGAATATCGCCATCGCTGGCGGCGCGATGGGTACGACCTCGGCCTTCCACGAAGGGGGCTACCACGTCGCGGTCCGAACCGGGTCCATCGCGGGCGAACTCGCCGGAAAAGGACGCCTCGAAACCTACAACGACCGCTGGAAGGACGCCATCGGCGACGAGATTACCCGGAACGTCACCTTCGCGGACATCGTGGACGACTACGGCCCGCGCGACTGGGACAAGGCGTTCTCCGCCGCCAGTGACATTCTGGCCGGCGAGAGCGAGAGCGGCCTGCTGAAGTACAAACTCTCGTCGGGACTGACGGGCGCGAAAATCGTCACGAAGTACAAGACGGCCAAGCGCAAGTTCCGGAACGGCAAGTACGTCCAGTTCGCCGAATCCGAGTACACGGTCTGA